In the Flavobacteriales bacterium genome, CTACATCAGCAAGGGCGCTGACGGCACCTACAAGGCGCTGGTATTGAACTGCCCGCACAAGGGCGGACCGGTGAAGCCCGACGGTGACAAGCTGGTCTGCGGCTGGCACGGCAGTGCCTTCGACATGGACGGCCAGGTGACCAAAGGTCCTTCGCAGCAAGGGCTGAAGACCTACCCGGTGGAGGTGGCCGGCGACGTGCTGAAGGTGAAGGTGGCCTGAGGGGTGCGCGCTACCCGCGTCGACGGGTGGCCTTCCTGCGGCGCTTCTCCGCGGCGGCAGGGTCCATGGTGAAGGCGATCGGCAGGCGGAACAGCACACGGACCGGCCGACCGTCCATCGTGCCGGGTGACCACCCCGAAAGGGCGCGCACCACCCGCACGGCCTCCGCGTCAAGCAGCGGGTCCACCGGGCGCGGCACCCATACGCTGTCCACACGGCCATCCTTCTCCACCATGAAGTGCACCATCACCCGGCCGGTGATGCCGTTCCTGAGCGCCTCCTTCGGGTAGCGGGTCTCCTCCTTGATCCTGCGGTACAGTTCCGGTTCCCCTCCAGGAAAGGCGGGCATCACCTCCACGACAGAGATCGTGGCGCTGTCCTTCCGGAAGCCCCGTTCGAAGAGCGCCTGACCCGCATCCGCGTCGGTGCGCACAGGTGCGGTGCCTTGTTGCGCGGCCAGGCTGGCAGGGACAAGAAGGACGAGCACGAAAAGCGGACCGCGCATGGTTGACCAAAGTTAGCCGGCCGCGGGTGGAGCCGCCTACATTCGCCACGTCCCGGACCACATGCACCTGAGCTCATGTTCTCATGAGCGCATGCGCACATGAACACATGGATACGCGGGCACATCACCATGTCCAACGTCTACTACCCCGACTACCTGCAGCTCGACAAGATCCTGGGCGCGCAGGCGCTGGAGAGCGATAAACACGGCCAGCACGCGCACGATGAGATGCTGTTCATCGTGATCCACCAGGCATACGAGCTTTGGTTCAAGCAGATCCTTCACGAAGCGGGCAGCGTCATCGCGATGTTCGCCGACCACCATGTGGACGACAACAATGGGGAGTTGAACATCGCCGTGCACCGGCTGCAGCGCGTGAAGACCATCCTTGACGTGCTGGTCCACCAGATGGACATCATGGAGACGATGACGCCGCTGGACTTCCTGGATTTCCGGGACATGCTGCGGCCGGCGAGCGGTTTCCAGAGCATGCAGTTCAAGGTGCTGGAGGCGCGGCTGGGACTGCGGATGGAGGCCCGCTTCGGCAAACAGTACTACACCAGCCAGCTGAAGCCGGGGCACAAGGCGGAGATCGAGGCGCTGGAGCAACTGCCCACGCTGCTGGAACTGGTGAACGCGTGGTTGGAACGCATGCCGTTCCTCGAGTCCCGCTACTGGCCCGAGGGCCAGGCCACGTTCTTCGAGCAGCTGGAGCGCATCTACAACGCCAGCCTGGTCCAGGGCGAAGAGGCCAACGCCGCGTTGTGGCGCAAGATCTTCATTGAGGGAACGCCCGAGCGGAAATTGAGCCCGAAGGCCTGTCGCAGTGCGCTCTTCATCATGCTCTATCGCGATGAGCCCATCTTCCAGCAGCCCTTCCGGTTCCTGGAGGCGCTGCTGGACATCGACGAGGCCATGGCGGCGTGGAGAGGGCGTCACCTGAACATGGTGCACCGCATGATCGGCCTGCGGGTGGGCACGGGCGGAAGCACGGGCAAGGCCTATCTGCGCGGCGCCATGGACAGCCACTACATCTTCAATGAAGTGGCGGACCTGAGCAGCTTCCTGTTCGAGCGCCGCAAGCTTCCGCCGCTGCCGTCGCAGGTGAAGGACGCACTGCGGTTCAACGCCTGATCAATCCACCGGCACGGTGTCGAACAGGCC is a window encoding:
- a CDS encoding tryptophan 2,3-dioxygenase produces the protein MSNVYYPDYLQLDKILGAQALESDKHGQHAHDEMLFIVIHQAYELWFKQILHEAGSVIAMFADHHVDDNNGELNIAVHRLQRVKTILDVLVHQMDIMETMTPLDFLDFRDMLRPASGFQSMQFKVLEARLGLRMEARFGKQYYTSQLKPGHKAEIEALEQLPTLLELVNAWLERMPFLESRYWPEGQATFFEQLERIYNASLVQGEEANAALWRKIFIEGTPERKLSPKACRSALFIMLYRDEPIFQQPFRFLEALLDIDEAMAAWRGRHLNMVHRMIGLRVGTGGSTGKAYLRGAMDSHYIFNEVADLSSFLFERRKLPPLPSQVKDALRFNA
- a CDS encoding energy transducer TonB gives rise to the protein MRGPLFVLVLLVPASLAAQQGTAPVRTDADAGQALFERGFRKDSATISVVEVMPAFPGGEPELYRRIKEETRYPKEALRNGITGRVMVHFMVEKDGRVDSVWVPRPVDPLLDAEAVRVVRALSGWSPGTMDGRPVRVLFRLPIAFTMDPAAAEKRRRKATRRRG